In Aquila chrysaetos chrysaetos chromosome 2, bAquChr1.4, whole genome shotgun sequence, the following are encoded in one genomic region:
- the LOC115338402 gene encoding LOW QUALITY PROTEIN: extracellular tyrosine-protein kinase PKDCC-like (The sequence of the model RefSeq protein was modified relative to this genomic sequence to represent the inferred CDS: deleted 1 base in 1 codon), with amino-acid sequence AGRARRGARLSAAALLALPALALLALTAGRGGGGGDDEGQPGSPPPPFALPPGLREELRQRRRDLRRLAAAGGGEAAAAGGLGCGDLSLATGVSVLGWGFTKVVARAALAGGGAVALKSVHGAGREVRQCVLRYGAPAGCRRLAAYKLLKEVTLLQRLRHPGIVQLHGQCYDNSGDPEIRVTAMLELGSPLEMIQLLQTPWEERFKICLSLVKLLFYLAHSPLGSIVLLDFQPRQFVMVDGNLKVTDMDDASTEELSCKEDKDCTLDFPTKSFPLKCSAVGKCEGINEKKNLFNAYRYFFTYLLPHSAPPALRPFLGDILNATGDLRYGINETLKAFEKVLHLYKSGLYLQKRPLLLKDYISLKGFRTVEGEDYKCWPSYSHLGCLLSVHSAEEAAAICNSQSQCQSFIVTQRRTWTGRPLASFQSSLTDLIPDANAVVYIKRSTSSGERL; translated from the exons gcggggcgggcgcggcggggcgccCGGCTGAGCGCGGCGGCGCTGCTGGCGCTGCCGGCCCTGGCGCTGCTGGCGCTGACGGCcggc cgcggcggcggcggcggcgacgacGAGGGGCAGCCgggctcgccgccgccgccgttcGCGCTGCCGCCGGGCTTGCGGGAGGAGCTGCGGCAGAGGCGGCGCGACCTGCGGCgcctggcggcggcgggcggcggggaggcggcggcggcgggcgggctggGCTGCGGAGACCTGAGCCTGGCGACGGGCGTCAGcgtgctgggctggggcttCACCAAGGTGGTGGCGCGGGCGGCGctggcgggcggcggcgccgtCGCCCTCAAGTCGGTGCACGGGGCGGGCCGGGAGGTGCGGCAGTGCGTGCTGCGGTACGGGGCGCCGGCGGGCTGCCGCCGCCTGGCCGCCTacaagctgctgaaggaggtgACGCTGCTGCAGCGCCTGCGGCATCCCGGCATCGTCCAG CTGCACGGTCAATGCTATGATAATAGCGGAGATCCTGAAATACGGGTCACGGCTATGCTGGAGCTGGGATCCCCCCTGGAGATGATTCAGCTTCTGCAGACCCCCTGGGAGGAGAGAtttaaa aTTTGCCTGAGTCTTGTGAAACTGCTGTTTTACTTGGCACATTCCCCTTTGGGTTCAATAGTCCTCTTGGATTTCCAGCCGAGGCAGTTTGTTATGGTGGATGGAAACCTAAAAGTGACAGACATGGATGATGCCAGCACTGAGGAACTGTCATGCAAGGAAGATAAAGACTGCACACTCGACTTCCCTACAAAAAGCTTCCCTCTCAAATGCTCTGCGGTTGGGAAATGTGaaggaataaatgaaaagaagaatctTTTCAACGCATATCG GTATTTTTTCACCTATCTTTTGCCACACTCTGCACCACCAGCTTTGCGGCCCTTTTTGGGCGATATTCTGAATGCAACAG GTGATTTACGTTATGGAATAAATGAAACcctgaaagcttttgaaaaggtTTTACATCTGTACAAGTCTGGGCTCTATCTGCAGAAAAGACCTCTTCTCTTAAAAG ACTACATCTCCCTAAAGGGCTTCCGAACGGTGGAAGGCGAAGACTACAAGTGCTGGCCCTCCTACAGCCACTTGGGATGCCTGCTCTCTGTTCACAGTGCCGAGGAAGCCGCCGCAATTTGTAACTCCCAATCGCAGTGTCAAAGTTTTATCGTCACCCAGCGGAGGACGTGGACAG gaCGCCCACTTGCCTCGTTTCAGAGTAGCCTGACTGACTTAATACCAGATGCTAATGCTGTAGTCTATATTAAACGATCGACTTCCTCAGGGGAAAGACTTTAA